In Ciconia boyciana chromosome 16, ASM3463844v1, whole genome shotgun sequence, one genomic interval encodes:
- the NAT9 gene encoding alpha/beta-tubulin-N-acetyltransferase 9 isoform X3, with product MQSEELQRLTASEPLSLEQEYEMQRSWRDDTDKCTFIVLDTERWSGQACADEDCMVGDVNLFLTDTEDPTLGEIEIMIAEPSYRGRGFGKEATLMMMSYGVTHLGITKFEAKIGQENEASICMFKKLHFKEVAVNSIFQEVTLRLDVSDQERRWLLEQTNHVEEKSYIELKLPAGVLET from the exons ATGCAGTCAGAGGAGCTGCAGCGCCTGACCGCCTCTGAACCgctcagcctggagcaggagtATGAGATGCAGCGCAGCTGGCGGGACGACACAGACA agTGCACCTTCATTGTGCTGGACACGGAGCGGTGGTCTGGGCAGGCGTGTGCGGATGAGGACTGCATGGTGGGGGATGTGAATCTCTTCCTCACTGACACTGAGGATCCAACATTGGGCGAGATTGAAATTATGATTGCAG AGCCCAGCTACCGAGGCAGAGGGTTTGGCAAGGAGGCAACTCTGATGATGATGTCCTACG GAGTGACACACCTGGGGATCACCAAATTTGAGGCTAAGATTGGTCAGGAAAATGAAGCCAGTATCTGCATGTtcaaaaagcttcattttaaggAG GTTGCTGTGAACAGCATTTTCCAAGAGGTGACGCTGAGGCTGGATGTCAGTGACCAGGAGAGACGATGGCTCCTGGAACAGACAAACCACGTGGAGGAGAAGAGCTACATTGAACTgaagctgccagctggggtgcTGGAGACCTGA
- the NAT9 gene encoding alpha/beta-tubulin-N-acetyltransferase 9 isoform X2, producing MRGRRRGSESGRRWLPKGSRGAIPSLHLAGDAEWCVGSLGAEAMKINQDTVLQGKRVTLVPYTSAHVPRYHEWMQSEELQRLTASEPLSLEQEYEMQRSWRDDTDKPSYRGRGFGKEATLMMMSYGVTHLGITKFEAKIGQENEASICMFKKLHFKEVAVNSIFQEVTLRLDVSDQERRWLLEQTNHVEEKSYIELKLPAGVLET from the exons ATGCGCGGAAGGCGACGCGGCAG TGAGAGCGGCCGCCGCTGGCTCCCGAAGGGCTCCAGGGGTGCCATCCCATCCCTCCACCTCGCTGGAGACGCGGAGTGGTGTGTTGGGTCTCTCGGTGCAGAGGCCATGAAGATTAACCAGGACACTGTGCTGCAAGGAAAGAGGGTGACCTTGGTGCCATACACTTCTGCACACGTGCCCCG GTACCATGAGTGGATGCAGTCAGAGGAGCTGCAGCGCCTGACCGCCTCTGAACCgctcagcctggagcaggagtATGAGATGCAGCGCAGCTGGCGGGACGACACAGACA AGCCCAGCTACCGAGGCAGAGGGTTTGGCAAGGAGGCAACTCTGATGATGATGTCCTACG GAGTGACACACCTGGGGATCACCAAATTTGAGGCTAAGATTGGTCAGGAAAATGAAGCCAGTATCTGCATGTtcaaaaagcttcattttaaggAG GTTGCTGTGAACAGCATTTTCCAAGAGGTGACGCTGAGGCTGGATGTCAGTGACCAGGAGAGACGATGGCTCCTGGAACAGACAAACCACGTGGAGGAGAAGAGCTACATTGAACTgaagctgccagctggggtgcTGGAGACCTGA
- the NHERF1 gene encoding Na(+)/H(+) exchange regulatory cofactor NHE-RF1, with product MSSSAGPAARLCRLERGPDGYGFHLHGEKGKPGQFIRLVEAGSPAERSGLRAGDRLLEVDGENVERESHQEVVERIRAAAGAVSLLVVASVADEQLQKRGGPGTESPTVGGGQAAPEPAGPAAREPSGGGQREELRPRLCCMKKGPNGYGFNLHSDKSRPGQYVRAIDPDSPAEAAGLAPQDRIIEVNGVCMEGKQHVDVVAAIKAGGDETRLLVVDVLTDEFFKKCKVVPSEEHLAGPLPEPVANGDIGKENDGEPRSNSVSESPSSPGPLAVSPDASEIHSEPNAQEGDKRHSASGSLLDLDIPLAVAKERAHQKRTSKRAPQMDWSKKNELFSNL from the exons ATGAGCAGCAGCGCGGGGCCCGCGGCGCGGCTGTGCCGCCTGGAGCGGGGTCCGGACGGGTACGGCTTCCACCTGCACGGCGAGAAGGGCAAGCCGGGCCAGTTCATCCGGCTGGTGGAGGCGGGCTCGCCGGCCGAGCGCTCGGGGCTGCGGGCCGGGGACCGGCTGCTGGAGGTGGACGGCGAGAACGTGGAGCGGGAGAGCCACCAGGAGGTGGTGGAGCGCATCCgagccgccgccggcgccgTCAGCCTCCTCGTCGTGGCCTCGGTGGCCGACGAGCAGCTGCAGAAGCGGGGCGGGCCGGGTACCGAGTCCCCCACCGTgggcggcgggcaggcggcCCCGGAGCCGGCGGGGCCCGCGGCGCGGGAGCCCAGCGGCGGCGGCCAGCGG GAGGAGCTGCGGCCTCGGCTGTGCTGCATGAAGAAGGGCCCCAATGGCTACGGCTTCAACCTGCACAGTGACAAGAGTCGCCCGGGGCAGTATGTGCGTGCCATCGACCCTGACTCGCCAGCTgaggcagcggggctggcccCCCAGGACCGCATCATCGAG GTGAACGGGGTGTGCATGGAGGGCAAGCAGCATGTTGACGTGGTGGCAGCCATCAAGGCGGGTGGTGATGAGAccaggctgctggtggtggATGTCCTCACAGATGAGTTCTTCAAGAAGTGCAAGGTGGTGCCCTCTGAGGAGCACCTGGCag GTCCCTTGCCAGAACCAGTTGCCAATGGTGATATAGGGAAG gaaAATGACGGAGAGCCACGGTCCAACTCGGTGTCTGAGAGCCCATCCAGCCCCGGGCCGCTCGCCGTGTCCCCTGACGCCAGCGAGATCCACAGTGAG CCCAATGCACAGGAGGGTGACAAGCGCCATTCGGCATCCGGCTCCCTCCTGGACCTCGACATCCCGCTAGCGGTGGCCAAGGAGCGGGCGCACCAGAAGCGTACCAGCAAGCGGGCACCCCAGATGGACTGGAGCAAGAAAAACGAACTGTTCAGCAACCTGTGA
- the NAT9 gene encoding alpha/beta-tubulin-N-acetyltransferase 9 isoform X1: MRGRRRGSESGRRWLPKGSRGAIPSLHLAGDAEWCVGSLGAEAMKINQDTVLQGKRVTLVPYTSAHVPRYHEWMQSEELQRLTASEPLSLEQEYEMQRSWRDDTDKCTFIVLDTERWSGQACADEDCMVGDVNLFLTDTEDPTLGEIEIMIAEPSYRGRGFGKEATLMMMSYGVTHLGITKFEAKIGQENEASICMFKKLHFKEVAVNSIFQEVTLRLDVSDQERRWLLEQTNHVEEKSYIELKLPAGVLET, encoded by the exons ATGCGCGGAAGGCGACGCGGCAG TGAGAGCGGCCGCCGCTGGCTCCCGAAGGGCTCCAGGGGTGCCATCCCATCCCTCCACCTCGCTGGAGACGCGGAGTGGTGTGTTGGGTCTCTCGGTGCAGAGGCCATGAAGATTAACCAGGACACTGTGCTGCAAGGAAAGAGGGTGACCTTGGTGCCATACACTTCTGCACACGTGCCCCG GTACCATGAGTGGATGCAGTCAGAGGAGCTGCAGCGCCTGACCGCCTCTGAACCgctcagcctggagcaggagtATGAGATGCAGCGCAGCTGGCGGGACGACACAGACA agTGCACCTTCATTGTGCTGGACACGGAGCGGTGGTCTGGGCAGGCGTGTGCGGATGAGGACTGCATGGTGGGGGATGTGAATCTCTTCCTCACTGACACTGAGGATCCAACATTGGGCGAGATTGAAATTATGATTGCAG AGCCCAGCTACCGAGGCAGAGGGTTTGGCAAGGAGGCAACTCTGATGATGATGTCCTACG GAGTGACACACCTGGGGATCACCAAATTTGAGGCTAAGATTGGTCAGGAAAATGAAGCCAGTATCTGCATGTtcaaaaagcttcattttaaggAG GTTGCTGTGAACAGCATTTTCCAAGAGGTGACGCTGAGGCTGGATGTCAGTGACCAGGAGAGACGATGGCTCCTGGAACAGACAAACCACGTGGAGGAGAAGAGCTACATTGAACTgaagctgccagctggggtgcTGGAGACCTGA